In Panicum virgatum strain AP13 chromosome 4N, P.virgatum_v5, whole genome shotgun sequence, a single window of DNA contains:
- the LOC120670532 gene encoding zinc transporter 10-like, translated as MPFFEGMMESSYVPYLRAHLQQISASLSTASCAPPVAEEEECRDEAAALGLKMLAIAAILVSGATGVAIPLVGRRWRGRGAAPPSSSSTGGLFVLAKAFAAGVILATGFVHMLDDANDALSDPCLPAVPWRRFPFPGFVAMLAALGTLVVDFVGTHMYEQKHRSEEEQAAAANGSSREDIAAALLEDGALAARGDVDGRDGGGHKEDAMHIVGMRAHAAAHRHSHAHGRGSCHGGGTYDTHAHGHGHDEEPSQSRHVVVSQVLELGIVSHSVIIGLSLGVSQSPCTIRPLVAALSFHQFFEGFALGGCISEAQFKSSSALLMAIFFAITTPAGITVGAGVASFYNPNSPRALVVEGILDSMSAGILIYMALVDLIAADFLSKRMSCNPRLQVGSYIALFLGAMAMASLAIWA; from the exons ATGCCGTTCTTCGAG GGAATGATGGAATCGTCGTACGTGCCGTACCTCCGCGCGCACCTCCAGCAGATATCGG CGTCGTTGTCCACGGCGAGCTGCGCCCCGCCtgtcgccgaggaggaggagtgccgggacgaggcggcggcgctggggctcAAGATGCTGGCCATCGCGGCCATCCTCGTCTCCGGCGCGACGGGCGTCGCGATCCCGCTCGTcggccgccgctggcgcgggcggggagcggcgccgccctcgtcctcctccaccgGCGGCTTGTTCGTACTCGCCAAGGCGTTCGCGGCGGGGGTGATCCTGGCCACGGGGTTCGTGCACATGCTGGACGACGCCAACGACGCGCTCTCGGACCCCTGCCTCCCGGCCGTGCCCTGGCGCCGGTTCCCGTTCCCGGGGTTCGTCGCCATGCTCGCCGCGCTCGGGACGCTCGTCGTCGACTTCGTCGGCACGCACATGTACGAGCAGAAGCACCGCAGCGAGGAGGAACAGGCCGCCGCTGCCAATGGCAGCTCGCGAGAGGAcatcgcggcggcgctgctcgaggATGGCGCGCTCGCGGCGAGGGGCGACGTCGATGGGAGGGACGGGGGAGGCCACAAGGAGGACGCCATGCACATCGTGGGCATGCGCGCGCACGCTGCCGCGCACAGGCACAGCCACGCGCACGGGCGTGGCTCATGCCATGGAGGAGGGACATATGACACCCACGCCCATGGCCATGGACACGATGAAGAGCCGTCTCAGTCTCGCCACGTTGTTGTCTCGCAG GTTCTCGAGCTTGGGATTGTGTCACACTCGGTGATCATTGGCCTATCGTTGGGCGTTTCACAGAGCCCCTGTACCATCAGACCTCTGGTTGCTGCCCTCTCCTTCCACCAGTTCTTTGAGGGCTTTGCATTGGGTGGCTGCATTTCTGAG GCTCAGTTCAAGAGTTCCTCTGCACTCCTGATGGCCATTTTCTTCGCCATCACAACACCTGCCGGGATCACTGTGGGGGCAGGCGTCGCATCGTTCTACAACCCCAACAGTCCGAGGGCGCTGGTGGTGGAGGGCATCCTGGATTCCATGTCGGCCGGTATACTGATCTACATGGCCTTGGTGGACCTCATTGCTGCTGATTTCCTCAGCAAGAGGATGAGCTGCAACCCGAGGCTGCAAGTTGGTTCCTACATTGCGCTGTTCCTTGGTGCCATGGCCATGGCATCTCTTGCCATCTGGGCTTAG